A genomic stretch from Deltaproteobacteria bacterium includes:
- a CDS encoding SOS response-associated peptidase, whose translation MCGRFTSNADDLTWEEYSDLLGFDLSHKVAPRYNIAPSQPVEIVRVSPSSGKTELVPVKWGLVPSWAKDPAIGNRMINARAETAHEKPSFRSAFKHRRCLIPATGFYEWQARGKGPKQPYHITMKAGGLFSMAGLWEHWQAPDGSELETCTILTTEPNDLMAPIHNRMPVILPPSEARKWIDPKTKADDLKPILVPLSADMMQALPVSRIVNDPKNDKPECVEPIRPK comes from the coding sequence ATGTGCGGCCGTTTTACCAGCAATGCAGACGATCTGACCTGGGAGGAATACTCTGATCTCCTCGGTTTTGACCTGAGCCACAAGGTCGCGCCCCGCTACAACATCGCGCCGTCGCAGCCGGTCGAGATCGTCCGGGTGTCGCCGTCGAGTGGCAAGACTGAGCTGGTCCCGGTGAAGTGGGGGCTCGTTCCGTCGTGGGCGAAAGATCCGGCCATCGGGAACCGGATGATTAACGCCCGAGCGGAGACGGCGCACGAGAAGCCGTCGTTCCGGTCGGCGTTCAAACACCGGCGTTGCCTGATCCCCGCGACCGGCTTCTACGAATGGCAGGCGAGAGGCAAGGGACCGAAACAGCCCTATCACATCACGATGAAAGCGGGCGGGCTGTTCTCGATGGCCGGCCTCTGGGAACACTGGCAGGCCCCGGACGGCAGCGAACTCGAAACCTGCACGATCCTCACAACCGAGCCGAATGACCTCATGGCCCCGATCCACAACCGGATGCCGGTGATACTGCCGCCGTCCGAAGCCAGGAAGTGGATTGATCCGAAAACCAAGGCGGATGATCTGAAACCGATACTGGTGCCGCTATCGGCGGACATGATGCAAGCATTACCGGTTAGCCGTATCGTCAACGACCCGAAGAATGATAAGCCAGAGTGCGTAGAGCCCATCAGACCGAAATGA
- a CDS encoding helix-turn-helix domain-containing protein has translation MNHKNGLKDSRAELELFIKEQDHPEKINAALRDAFGTLSKLLPDAMTVPDVAVALTRSVILGPLETRTGLLKAGAELGELKGQLILAVIRILNGKGTLVSHMEEIEREVIRMALNSARSKGDAAKLLGIPQSTLSTKLRRFGLKE, from the coding sequence ATGAACCATAAAAACGGCCTAAAGGATTCGCGGGCGGAACTTGAGCTATTTATCAAGGAGCAGGACCACCCGGAGAAAATCAACGCGGCGTTGCGCGATGCGTTTGGCACCCTTTCCAAATTACTTCCGGACGCAATGACCGTTCCGGACGTTGCTGTCGCGCTCACGAGGTCGGTCATCCTCGGGCCGCTGGAGACCAGGACCGGGCTGCTCAAAGCGGGAGCCGAACTGGGCGAACTGAAGGGCCAGCTCATTCTGGCCGTCATCCGGATCCTCAATGGGAAGGGGACGCTGGTGTCGCACATGGAGGAAATCGAGCGGGAGGTCATTCGGATGGCGCTGAATAGCGCCCGAAGTAAGGGTGACGCGGCAAAACTGCTCGGTATCCCCCAGAGCACACTGTCAACCAAACTCCGGCGGTTCGGGTTGAAGGAGTAA
- a CDS encoding recombinase A, which translates to MGLSAQELLAVLPPGVVTRGGLIKTTGGVWDRAETAGRLVELSGVAALTMAFRLIRDSQKAGDPAAWVGTASSIFFAPDAVAGGIDLNSLAVVRLRNSRDIPRAAERLLQSGAFGVVVIDLPKEADVPMPLQSRLVGLAQTHDTAVVFVTARPRPLGSLVSLRAETRRIAAGRRRYRCELEAVKDKRRGPGWVRETDCRGPAGL; encoded by the coding sequence ATGGGTCTTTCCGCCCAGGAACTGCTGGCCGTTCTGCCGCCCGGTGTGGTTACACGCGGCGGCCTGATTAAAACAACCGGAGGGGTCTGGGACCGGGCCGAAACGGCCGGGCGGCTTGTGGAACTCTCCGGGGTCGCGGCCCTCACGATGGCCTTCCGGCTGATTCGGGATTCCCAGAAGGCGGGCGATCCGGCCGCCTGGGTTGGAACCGCCAGTTCGATCTTCTTCGCCCCTGACGCGGTAGCTGGCGGCATTGACCTGAACTCGCTCGCCGTCGTCCGGCTTCGGAATTCACGCGATATTCCGCGGGCGGCGGAACGGCTGCTCCAGTCCGGGGCGTTCGGCGTGGTCGTGATTGATCTGCCCAAAGAGGCCGATGTCCCCATGCCGCTCCAGTCCCGGCTCGTTGGGCTTGCCCAGACGCACGACACGGCAGTGGTGTTCGTGACGGCGCGGCCAAGGCCGCTTGGATCGCTCGTGAGCCTTCGGGCGGAGACGCGGCGGATTGCCGCCGGGCGCCGGCGATACCGGTGCGAGCTTGAGGCGGTGAAGGACAAGCGGCGCGGGCCGGGATGGGTTCGGGAGACAGACTGCCGTGGACCAGCCGGACTCTGA